One Notolabrus celidotus isolate fNotCel1 chromosome 16, fNotCel1.pri, whole genome shotgun sequence DNA window includes the following coding sequences:
- the gdf6b gene encoding growth/differentiation factor 6-B has product MDFHLFLTLLCGTLVFVWEVPCFQALAIFPPAASKSSKVTRIFDGQEASKYFKEFYAPTSVDRINKATPKDYVEPHDYMLSIYKTFSTAERLGLNASFFRSSKAANTIASFVDIGQDDLPLSPLRRQQYLFDVSTLSKKAEVLGAELRIYTKVSGNFRISETEPVDIQLLSCHDRQLLDSKTLDLQDSQRPKWEVLDVWEIFKEQRHLNHGKHFCLELRAMLDNPERELDLHLLGLHRHSRPQQKKAILVVFTRSKKRQTLFSERRGGRVLLGLERKARERGPGAKTSRRRRTAVSKTRHGKRHGKKSKSRCSKKPLHVNFRDLGWDDWIIAPLDYEAYHCEGVCDFPLRSHLEPTNHAIIQTLMNSMNPSNMPPSCCAPSKLSPISILYIDSGNNVVYKQYEDMVVESCGCR; this is encoded by the exons ATGGATTTCCATCTCTTCCTCACTCTTCTCTGCGggactcttgtgtttgtttgggaaGTCCCCTGCTTTCAGGCTCTTGCTATTTTCCCTCCAGCTGCGTCGAAGAGCAGCAAGGTGACGCGGATCTTTGATGGACAGGAGGCGTCCAAGTATTTCAAGGAGTTTTATGCGCCGACGTCCGTGGACAGAATCAATAAAGCTACACCTAAAGACTATGTAGAGCCTCATGACTACATGCTGTCTATTTACAAAACCTTCTCCACAGCTGAGAGGCTGGGACTCAATGCCAGCTTTTTCCGCTCTTCAAAAGCTGCCAACACTATTGCAAGTTTTGTGGACATTGGGCAAG ATGACCTCCCACTCTCCCCTCTGAGGAGACAGCAGTATCTGTTCGACGTCTCAACCCTCTCCAAAAAAGCGGAGGTGCTGGGGGCCGAGCTCAGGATTTACACCAAAGTGTCTGGGAATTTCAGGATATCAGAAACAGAGCCCGTCGACATCCAGCTCCTCTCCTGCCACGACCGGCAGCTGCTCGACTCCAAAACGTTGGACCTGCAGGACTCCCAGAGGCCAAAGTGGGAGGTTTTGGACGTGtgggaaatattcaaagagcaGCGGCACCTGAACCATGGGAAGCACTTCTGCCTGGAGCTTAGGGCCATGCTGGACAACCCGGAGAGGGAGCTGGACCTGCACCTTCTGGGCTTACACCGGCACAGCAggcctcagcagaagaaagCCATATTGGTGGTCTTCACCAGGTCTAAAAAGAGGCAGACCCTCTTCagtgagaggaggggggggagggtgTTATTGGGGCTGGAGAGGAAGGCCAGAGAGAGGGGCCCTGGTGCCAAaaccagcaggaggaggagaactgcTGTGTCCAAGACCCGTCACGGTAAAAGACACGGCAAGAAGTCCAAATCCAGGTGCAGCAAGAAGCCACTGCATGTCAACTTCAGAGATCTGGGCTGGGACGACTGGATCATTGCCCCGCTGGATTATGAGGCGTACCactgtgagggagtgtgtgACTTCCCGCTGCGCTCCCACCTGGAGCCAACCAACCATGCCATCATCCAGACTCTGATGAATTCAATGAACCCCAGCAACATGCCGCCCAGCTGCTGCGCCCCGTCCAAACTCAGCCCCATCAGCATCCTCTACATCGACTCAGGAAACAATGTGGTGTACAAACAGTACGAGGACATGGTGGTGGAGTCCTGTGGCTGCAGGTAG